The genomic DNA GGGGGTATCGGTGAGGGTGACCGTGATGTCCTCGTTGTCCGCACGGACCAGGACGCGGTGACCGATCGCCCGGGGGTGGACGGAATAGTCGCAGGTATCGACCCGGATGTAGTGGTCACGGCCGATGCGGGTCTGAAAGCGCCACCAGTGGGGCGGGGCGACCGGCGGGACCGGGAGCATCTGGGCCCGGTCGGACTCCCAGCGGTCCGTCGGCCGAGCGGCGATTGCACGATGGGTCCTGCGGTTGGCGATCTGCAGCCAGCCGGTGAGCTGGGTGTTGAAATCGTCGGGGCCACTGAACGTCCGCCCGGGCAGGAAACTCGTCTCCAGGTAACCATTCGCGCGTTCCACCAGGCCCTTGGCCTCCGGGTCACGGGGCCGGCACAAGTGGACCTTCACCGCGAGCAGCCCCGCGAACGCCGCGAACTCGGAAGTCAGCTTTCCTCTGCCGATGCCTGCCTCATTGTCCCAGACAAGCGTCCTGGGGACTGCTTGCCAGCCGTCGGCCAGCAGCCGCCAGTGACCGTCGATCAGGTCGCCGGTCTGCCGGGAGGGCAGCATCCGGGCGGTGATCATCCGTGAGTAGCCCGAGACGATGACCAGGACCGGCGGGCGTCCACTCTGGCCGTAGCCGAGGGGGATATCCACCGGCGGAAACCACAAGTCGCACTGCGCGAGCTCACCGGGCTGATAGACCGTCCGCGATACCGGATCCACCGGCAGATACACCGGCCGCAGCTCACGCACCCGGTCCCGCAGGATCGTCAGCCCGCGTTCCCAGCCGATTCGCTCCGCGATCACAGTCACGGGCATGGTCGGGGTCTGCCGCAGCAGCTCCCGGACCGCAGGTTCCACCGCGTCCACCGCAGACCCCTTCGCCGCCCGCCGGTACTGCGGGGGCCGGTCCGAAGCAAGAGCCCGTAGCACCGTGTTCCGTGAAATCCCCAGCTGTCGGGCAACAGCCCGCGCGGACAGTCCTTGAGCCCGGTGCAACCGGCGGATCTCAGCCCAGTCCTCCACAAGGATCACCCTCTCTTCCTCCCGCTCCAGAGACCCTGAAGCCAGAATGATCAAGAGATCGCAGAGTGGCTCACTTTTCATCCGCCGTCCGTGGTATCCATTTCACCCGTTGCCGACAGTCCCCGCGCGTGCGGGGTTGGTCCCGGTGGATTGATTGACCGCGTGGTCACTCCTCGGTGGTCCCCGCGCGTGCGGGGTTGGTCCCCGGCCACCCTCCGGGCTGAGGCTCGGGAAGGTGGTCCCCGCGCGTGCGGGGTTGGTCCCCGCGAGGTAGGCGACGGTGACGTACCGTCCGCGTGGTCCCCGCGCGTGCGGGGTTGGTCCCCTTCCCGTCCGCCCGTCGCCCGTGGTGGAGGTGTGGTCCCCGCGCGTGCGGGGTTGGTCCCCGCCCCTGCTGCCGGGTGATCCCGGCCCACCGAGTGGTCCCCGCGCGTGCGGGGTTGGTCCCCCTCTACCGCGTGTCCACCTGGGCCTTCGCGGGTGGTCCCCGCGCGTGCGGGGTTGGTCCCGCTCTCCGCCAAATCCTTCTTGAAGGACTGCCGTGGTCCCCGCGCGTGCGGGGTTGGTCCCGCGATCGTCACGACCCGGGGAATAGCCGGACAGTGGTCCCCGCGCGTGCGGGGTTGGTCCCGCCACGCCGCCGCCGACAAAGACCTCCTCCTCGTGGTCCCCGCGCGTGCGAGGTTGGTCCCGGCATCCAGTTCGACGTCCTCCAGATGCACCGGTGGTCCCCGCGCGTGCGGGGTTGGTCCCCATCTGACGGCCCAGTGGATGCGGGGCAAGGCGTGGTCCCCGCGCGTGCGGGGTTGGTCCCGTGTGCACCACCGGAACCGGCAGACCCAAAGCGTGGTCCCCGCGCGTACGGGGTTGGTCCCTCCCCAGACGGCAGCGAGGACCAGGAGCAGCGGTGGTCCCCGCGCGTGCGGGGTTGGTCCCGTGCCGCCGGGACCCACTGGGTCCGTCGTGCCGTGGTCCCCGCGCGTGCGGGGTTGGTCCCACCTGGGTTGTCTCGATGAAGACGACATCGTTGTGGTCCCCGCGTATGCGGGGATCCCCGCCCCGCTCCGAGAAACTGCGGCCGGAGCGGGCCGGGGTGAGCCGGGGCAGGCCGGCGGGAGCCGGGGCAGGTCCCCCGCCGGGGGCGGGTAGGCGCCGGGCGGGGGGCTCGCGTGGGGGTCAGTTGAATGCCGCGGCGAACATGCCGGGTTCGTAGGAGCCTCCCTTCTGGTGCACGATCACGGCGAGTCGGTTGGCGGCGTTGATCAGGGCGACCAGGGAGACCAGGGCGGCGATCTGGTCGTCGTCGTAGTGCTTGCGTACCTGGGCCCAGGTCTCGTCGGAGACACCTTGGGCGGCGTCGGCGAGGCGGGTGCCTTCTTCGGTGAGTGCCAGGGCCGCCTGTTCGGCCTCGGTGAACACGGTGGACTCGCGCCAGGCGGCGACCAGGTGGAGCCGGGTCGCGGTTTCGCCGGCTGCCGTGGCCTCCTTGGTGTGCATGTCGATGCACCAGCCGCAGCCGTTGATCTGGCTGGCGCGCAGCGACACCAGCTCCTGGGTGGACGCCGGCAGCGACGACTGCTGGATCACGAGGCCGGTGTTGGCGAACCGCTTGGCGAACTTGGAGGCGATCGGGTTGTCGAACAGGTTGAATCGGGCGGTCATGATCTCGTCCTCACTCGTGGTGTTGCACTGGACGAACACGAGATGCCGGCCGCCCGCTCCCTGTGACGGGGCGGCCGTGTGACGTGAGCCACCGCTCCCGGGTGTCACAGAACGGCGGTGCCCGGCGTCCTGTGCGCGTGGCAGCGTCGAGAGTGAACAGGCAGGAGCAGCCGGTGAAGAGCGAGCACGACGAGCACGACGAGAACGGCGGGAGCGCGGAGGACGGCGGGAGCGCGGAGAACGTGTCCGGGCCGCTCGCCGACGGCGGGAGCGCGGCTCCCGCGACGGAGACGACGGAGGCGACGGAGGCGACAGACGTGTTCGTCGCTCATCGGAATCTGCTGTTCACCGTTGCCTACGAGATGCTGGGCTCGGCCGCGGACGCGGAGGACGTGCTGCAGGAGACATGGCTGCGGTGGGCGGGGGTCGA from Streptomyces sp. NBC_00654 includes the following:
- a CDS encoding carboxymuconolactone decarboxylase family protein codes for the protein MTARFNLFDNPIASKFAKRFANTGLVIQQSSLPASTQELVSLRASQINGCGWCIDMHTKEATAAGETATRLHLVAAWRESTVFTEAEQAALALTEEGTRLADAAQGVSDETWAQVRKHYDDDQIAALVSLVALINAANRLAVIVHQKGGSYEPGMFAAAFN
- the istA gene encoding IS21 family transposase, with translation MILVEDWAEIRRLHRAQGLSARAVARQLGISRNTVLRALASDRPPQYRRAAKGSAVDAVEPAVRELLRQTPTMPVTVIAERIGWERGLTILRDRVRELRPVYLPVDPVSRTVYQPGELAQCDLWFPPVDIPLGYGQSGRPPVLVIVSGYSRMITARMLPSRQTGDLIDGHWRLLADGWQAVPRTLVWDNEAGIGRGKLTSEFAAFAGLLAVKVHLCRPRDPEAKGLVERANGYLETSFLPGRTFSGPDDFNTQLTGWLQIANRRTHRAIAARPTDRWESDRAQMLPVPPVAPPHWWRFQTRIGRDHYIRVDTCDYSVHPRAIGHRVLVRADNEDITVTLTDTPSAGAGTETVARHPRCWARHQTLTDPEHAEAARLLRGEVWHQQAARAATAHTAALAPNNLGVEVEQRELDTYDRMFTLIEGGGGKEEADT